A stretch of the Duncaniella dubosii genome encodes the following:
- a CDS encoding TlpA family protein disulfide reductase gives MSRLFPLFMVLFATISPAITAKAATVDSITVAGRIINIPPKGARTIIINECDISPKSERRVVDLDSVVEFRERIPLSFGHTFTLNYKRNLFVNAYAEPGDSIFIEIDASKSPLEFHLSGDRAELNEEYAHAFADVTPFSYNVELPADTVALAEYMPIFKAAIDSCRKLIDDYVAANSISPETARMLYNGNIYDIANLACSYRGKNPDEQLAFFTDQIFDLTNPDNAKVMIFPYHLSALGRSFPEYAARLPKGVIRDIMYVVSDSETAPRRDDFSNPAYFDRVYGEENPAELDISGITDGNICVLEGDSVIDLDRVNPIDWLSRRFSGRPIYLDVSATWCGPCRESIAISESIRDHFKHSDILFAIIWLKSDMEAWTKLAPTIHNAVQIFIPDDDMANRIMGALKIHGFPSYYFIDRQGIINSDGIPRFNSSALADFLKSKI, from the coding sequence ATGTCACGTTTATTTCCTCTCTTCATGGTCCTGTTTGCGACAATTTCTCCGGCCATCACCGCGAAAGCCGCAACGGTTGACTCAATTACAGTTGCCGGACGAATCATAAACATTCCACCTAAAGGCGCGAGAACCATTATCATAAACGAATGCGACATCTCTCCCAAAAGCGAGAGGCGTGTGGTTGACCTCGACTCTGTAGTAGAGTTTCGCGAACGCATCCCTCTGTCGTTCGGCCACACTTTCACGCTCAACTATAAGCGCAACCTCTTTGTCAACGCCTATGCCGAACCCGGCGATTCAATATTCATCGAGATTGACGCTTCGAAATCGCCACTCGAATTTCATCTTAGCGGTGACCGCGCGGAACTTAACGAAGAGTATGCCCACGCATTTGCCGACGTGACACCGTTTTCCTACAACGTTGAACTCCCGGCCGATACAGTGGCTCTTGCAGAATACATGCCCATATTCAAGGCGGCCATAGATTCATGCAGAAAACTGATTGACGACTACGTAGCCGCCAATTCCATTTCACCGGAAACCGCACGAATGCTCTACAACGGAAATATCTACGATATCGCCAACCTCGCATGCAGCTATCGCGGAAAGAATCCAGACGAGCAGCTTGCATTCTTCACCGACCAGATTTTCGACCTTACGAACCCAGATAATGCCAAGGTGATGATATTCCCATACCACCTTAGCGCATTAGGCAGGTCTTTTCCCGAATATGCCGCCCGTCTGCCCAAAGGCGTGATCAGAGACATCATGTATGTGGTATCAGACAGCGAAACCGCACCACGACGCGATGACTTCTCGAATCCCGCGTATTTCGACAGAGTCTACGGCGAAGAAAATCCCGCAGAATTAGACATATCCGGTATAACGGACGGAAATATCTGTGTGCTTGAGGGAGATTCGGTTATAGATCTTGACCGCGTAAATCCAATCGACTGGCTCTCCCGTCGATTTTCAGGACGTCCGATATATCTCGATGTCAGCGCGACGTGGTGCGGTCCATGTCGGGAGTCTATCGCCATAAGCGAAAGCATCAGAGACCATTTCAAGCATTCCGACATTCTCTTTGCTATTATCTGGCTAAAATCAGACATGGAGGCATGGACGAAGCTTGCTCCGACAATCCATAATGCCGTCCAGATATTTATCCCTGACGACGACATGGCAAACCGAATTATGGGTGCGCTGAAAATCCACGGATTTCCATCATACTATTTCATTGATCGACAGGGGATCATCAATTCCGACGGCATCCCTCGTTTCAACTCATCCGCCCTCGCCGACTTCCTGAAATCGAAAATCTGA